Proteins encoded by one window of Streptomyces sp. LX-29:
- a CDS encoding DUF742 domain-containing protein, with amino-acid sequence MTPPRRQERGLVRPYVVTDGRAHPTRNTFDLVTLVMAHSDRPLGALSPEKRKLMELCLGGALSVAEIAGHLHLPVSVTKVLLGDLVDSGHLTTRSPIPSAQLPEAQLLQEVLDGLRARL; translated from the coding sequence ATGACCCCGCCGCGGCGTCAGGAGCGAGGGCTGGTGCGGCCGTACGTCGTCACCGACGGCCGTGCCCACCCGACCCGCAACACCTTCGACCTGGTCACGCTGGTGATGGCGCACAGCGACCGGCCGCTGGGCGCACTCAGCCCGGAGAAGCGCAAGCTCATGGAGCTGTGCCTGGGCGGAGCGCTCTCGGTCGCCGAGATCGCCGGCCACCTCCACCTGCCGGTGAGCGTCACCAAGGTCCTGCTCGGCGACCTCGTGGACAGCGGCCACCTCACCACCCGGTCCCCCATCCCCTCGGCGCAACTGCCCGAGGCCCAGCTTCTGCAGGAGGTGCTCGATGGACTCCGCGCTC
- a CDS encoding roadblock/LC7 domain-containing protein gives MNDHMNNELGWMLDEVVKMPEARHAILLSADGMLRAHSEGIDRDDAERQAAALSGLQSISRSTSEFCERQETPWRQTLVEFVGGYIFLIAAGPGAYLAVSASENVDMEAVSYRMQKLVDRLGKELTTPPRQDTAWRGIGSRA, from the coding sequence ATGAACGACCACATGAACAACGAGCTGGGCTGGATGCTCGACGAGGTCGTCAAGATGCCGGAGGCGCGGCACGCGATCCTGCTCTCCGCGGACGGCATGCTCCGGGCCCACTCCGAGGGCATCGACCGGGACGACGCCGAGCGACAGGCCGCGGCCCTCTCCGGCCTCCAGTCGATCAGCCGCTCCACCTCGGAGTTCTGCGAGCGCCAGGAGACCCCCTGGCGGCAGACGCTGGTCGAGTTCGTCGGCGGCTACATCTTCCTGATCGCGGCCGGCCCCGGCGCCTATCTGGCGGTCTCCGCCAGTGAGAACGTCGACATGGAGGCGGTCAGCTACCGGATGCAGAAGCTGGTCGACCGGCTCGGCAAGGAGCTCACCACGCCACCGCGGCAGGACACGGCCTGGCGGGGGATCGGCAGCCGGGCATGA